The sequence TGCAAAAGTACGGGCCATGAAAGGTGAATTTCTAACTGATGATGATTATGAAAAAATGCTAAATATGAGATCGGTTTTTGATGTTGTGAGATATTTAAAAGAAAATACTTCATATAAAAAGCTATTAAGCGGGATGCCTTCGGAAAATGTAAGCAGAAGAGACCTTGAGAGTATATTAAAGAGAAATATGATCATAAATATTGATAGAATTATTCATTATTATAGGGGCGATTACAGAGACTTTATTAAAGCTCTTTACATAAAATACGAAATAGAAGATCTTAAACGCCTTGCAAGGGCAATATTTAATGGCAGTGATTTAGACGAATATAAAAATTTATTCGTATTTATTGGCAAGTACAGCGGTATTGATCCAGCAAAGATTTTTGCTTCTAGATCTATAGGCCAGCTCATCCAGAATATGGAAGGTTCAGACTTTTATCCATATTTAAAGCCTTTACTTGAAGGAAGAAGGGATAATTTATTTTATTATGAGATGGCTATCGACATGGCGTATTTTAGTATAATACAAAAACATTGGCAAAAGCTTTCAAAGGATGACAGAGAGGCGTTAGAGGAGTTGGAGGGAACGATTGCCGATCTGTATAATCTTCAATGGATATACAGGGGAATGAAATTTTACAGACTATCGCCTGAAGAACTTTTAAATTACACTATGGACCTTGGTAGGAGGTTGACTTACAGGGACAGAAGGGCTTTATGCTATGCAAGGAGCCTTGATGAGCTCTATAGTATGACCATGGAAACTCCTTATGCATTTTTATTTAATAAGGATACTACGAGAGACATATATATGGAACGCAGGATAAATAGATACATATTTTATACGCTTAAAAAAATAGAGAAATCTGTACAACTAAATATTATCCATGTGGTAGCATATGTTTTGCTTTTGGAATTCGAAATAAGAGATATCATTTCAATAGTTGAAAGCATAAGGTATGGCATGCCGGTGGAGGAGGCTAGAAAATTTTTGATAAGGGAGTTATAGGCTTTTAGGGAGAGGGGGTAAAAATATTATATG is a genomic window of Caldanaerobius fijiensis DSM 17918 containing:
- a CDS encoding V-type ATPase subunit, whose amino-acid sequence is MDKVTTHAAVNAKVRAMKGEFLTDDDYEKMLNMRSVFDVVRYLKENTSYKKLLSGMPSENVSRRDLESILKRNMIINIDRIIHYYRGDYRDFIKALYIKYEIEDLKRLARAIFNGSDLDEYKNLFVFIGKYSGIDPAKIFASRSIGQLIQNMEGSDFYPYLKPLLEGRRDNLFYYEMAIDMAYFSIIQKHWQKLSKDDREALEELEGTIADLYNLQWIYRGMKFYRLSPEELLNYTMDLGRRLTYRDRRALCYARSLDELYSMTMETPYAFLFNKDTTRDIYMERRINRYIFYTLKKIEKSVQLNIIHVVAYVLLLEFEIRDIISIVESIRYGMPVEEARKFLIREL